A region of Ornithorhynchus anatinus isolate Pmale09 chromosome 5, mOrnAna1.pri.v4, whole genome shotgun sequence DNA encodes the following proteins:
- the TUBB6 gene encoding tubulin beta-6 chain yields the protein MREIVHIQAGQCGNQIGTKFWEVISDEHGIDPAGGYVGDSALQLERINVYYNESSSQKYVPRAILVDLEPGTMDSVRSGPFGQLFRPDNFIFGQTGAGNNWAKGHYTEGAELVDSVLDVVRKECEHCDCLQGFQLTHSLGGGTGSGMGTLLISKIREEYPDRIMNTFSVMPSPKVSDTVVEPYNATLSVHQLVENTDETYCIDNEALYDICFRTLKLTTPTYGDLNHLVSATMSGVTTSLRFPGQLNADLRKLAVNMVPFPRLHFFMPGFAPLTARGSQQYRALTVPELTQQMFDAKNMMAACDPRHGRYLTVATVFRGPMSMKEVDEQMLAIQNKNSSYFVEWIPNNVKVAVCDIPPRGLKMASTFIGNSTAIQELFKRISEQFSAMFRRKAFLHWFTGEGMDEMEFTEAESNMNDLVSEYQQYQEATANDGEETFEDDEEELNE from the exons ATGCGGGAAATCGTGCACATCCAAGCCGGACAGTGCGGGAACCAGATCGGCACCAAG ttttggGAAGTTATCAGCGATGAACACGGCATCGACCCAGCCGGAGGCTATGTGGGTGACTCCGCGCTGCAGCTGGAGAGGATCAATGTCTACTACAATGAGTCATCCT ccCAGAAATATGTGCCCAGAGCCATCTTAGTGGATTTGGAGCCAGGAACCATGGACAGTGTGAGATCTGGGCCCTTTGGTCAACTCTTTCGGCCTGACAATTTCATCTTTG GACAAACAGGAGCAGGAAATAATTGGGCCAAGGGACATTACACTGAAGGAGCAGAGCTGGTCGACTCAGTGCTCGATGTCGTCAGAAAAGAGTGCGAACACTGTGACTGCCTGCAAGGTTTTCAGctcacccactccctgggaggaggaacagggtccGGGATGGGAACGTTGCTCATCAGCAAAATCCGAGAAGAGTATCCCGATAGAATCATGAATACCTTTAGCGTCATGCCTTCGCCCAAGGTCTCTGACACCGTGGTGGAGCCTTACAACGCCACCCTATCCGTCCACCAGCTCGTGGAAAACACCGACGAAACTTACTGCATCGATAACGAGGCTCTGTACGACATCTGCTTCCGCACCCTGAAGCTCACCACCCCCACCTACGGCGACCTCAACCACCTGGTGTCGGCCACGATGAGCGGGGTGACGACGTCGCTGAGGTTCCCGGGCCAGCTCAACGCCGACCTCCGCAAGCTAGCCGTCAACATGGTCCCCTTCCCCCgccttcacttcttcatgccggGCTTCGCCCCTCTGACGGCCAGAGGCAGTCAGCAGTACCGGGCTCTTACGGTGCCCGAACTCACCCAGCAGATGTTCGACGCCAAGAATATGATGGCGGCCTGCGACCCTCGGCACGGACGTTACCTGACCGTGGCCACCGTCTTCCGGGGCCCGATGTCCAtgaaggaggtggatgagcagatGCTGGCCATCCAGAACAAGAACAGCAGCTACTTCGTCGAGTGGATCCCCAACAACGTCAAGGTGGCCGTCTGTGACATCCCACCCCGGGGCCTTAAGATGGCATCCACCTTCATTGGCAACAGCACAGCCATCCAGGAGCTTTTCAAGCGTATCTCCGAGCAGTTCTCGGCCATGTTCAGGCGGAAGGCCTTTCTCCACTGGTTCACGGGGGAGGGGATGGACGAGATGGAATTCACAGAGGCGGAGAGCAACATGAATGACCTGGTCTCAGAGTATCAGCAGTACCAAGAAGCTACCGCCAATGACGGAGAGGAAACATTCGAAGATGACGAGGAAGAGCTCAATGAGTAG